The Amphiura filiformis chromosome 15, Afil_fr2py, whole genome shotgun sequence region CTTCCAGCAAATGCCCAATATCTTCCTCTGTCATCCTGTTGTCAAGCAGCTTCAGCCGTACCAAAGAAGGTTGTCTTGATAGGAATATTGTCAAGGCATGAATGCTAAAGCTACTCAAATTACAAGCAAACTCCTGCATTGATTTGGTGCTATTGGGATTTCTAGCCAGCTGACCAATGATCCCTGATGTATCACAATCTCTTCCTTCAAGAATCAAAGTAGCCAGAGCTGGCAGTTGACTAATGCTCCTCCCAAGTTGCTCCATTTCTTCATACTCTGATCTGGTTAAGAATACAAGCTTCAGCTCTTTTGCACTTTGCATGTTGCGAATCAGTTTAGATGCCCCGTTCACATCTTGAGCTCTGATTCCTACAAGTTCCATTTCGGAAACTTCTTCAAGCATGTTGGGCTTTTTGGCTTTCCTTAAATTATCCAAGATGTCAAAGAAGTACTTTGCAGCAACAATGACCTCAGCATTGTGAAAGCATATTCCAAGCTTGGATCGATTAAATAATGGTTTCAACAGATGGTACTCTTCGGGACATTGACTTTCAAACAAAAGCAGCAAAGGCAGTCTCCAAGGATCCTGTTTGACATCAACGTAAGCAAGTCTGCAATCATCTCCAATTTTGAAAATCAACTGGTAAGATAACTCTACAGCTACTGGTATAATTGATGCAGCTGCTTTCTTGGACGTTCCACAACAAAACCTCAGCATGTACTCCAGATTATCAATATTTGCCTCTGTAATTTGCTGGAGATAATCATTAAATTTCTCTGGATCTTTGGTGACAAGATTTGCTAGATATTTCCCACCACACATTTCCTGGAATGTTTTGTGCACAAAACTAACCTCCTCCACTATCTTAAATTTGGACCGTTTCTTCTCCCTTGACAAAAGACCTGCCCTGCAAGCTGTCTCAAGACGCACATAATCAAAGGCTTTAGCATTAAAGGTTAGTTGGTCCTCAAATATGCCTTCTAATGCCAGCTTACCTACACTCATCAGCAGATCTTCAGATATTTCTCTAACTTCAATCTGATCAGGCTCTGTGTTGTTCTCCCTGTCATACCATCGTCTGACCAAATGAGCCACTAACTCTTCATACAGGTGTGTCACCCTTTTAGGCAATTCTTGTGAATCTCTCCACAAAAGGCACAGAAATGCAAGAATCACCGGAGATCTTGCCAAAGTATTCAAGGCACCATTGCCTTCTATCTCTGTTATAAACTTCTCTATGTTGGCTCTGTTATATTGCTCTTCTATACTAACATTGCAATCTTCACTCATTTCAAAAAACTTGTAGATATACGTCTTGATGTTTTCCTTTGAAAATCCAGTCAGTGCTACATTTGCATATTTCATGATAGCTTTTCCAAACTCTGATACCCTATGAGGTTGGGATGTTACAATCAAGCAACTATCTACCATTCTTGAAGTACACAGCACATTCATTATCTCATCTTTCTGACATTTGGACCAATTTGATGAACCACCAAATCCAGTGTCTACTGCAAGACTACCAGGGTATTCATCATATCCATCTAATATAATCAAAACCTCATCTTGATAACCCTGAATATAGGCTTTCAAACCTTCTTCTGAGATCACAGAATCAGCTGGCAGTAGTTGATCTAGCACAGCTTCAGCAAGACTCATACCACTTTTTAGCTCTCTCATGTTCAAAGTAAGTAGCAATGAATATTTGGACAAGGCTGTGTCTGCAACATTTTCACCTGTGTTTGGGTCAATGTTGCATGACCAGTCATAGGAAAGTTTTGACACCAGGGTTGTTTTCCCACTACCAGGCCCCCCACATACAAGAACCTTTTTCTTTGACACCTGCTCTAAGTCTACTAGTGCATTATATGATCTTAACTTTCGCATTCTGATCTCCTTAGTTGTTGCATCTTCTTCATGCAATTCCAGTTCCACAAAAATATCCTCGATAGCTAGTCCACCTTCAAAGTCATATGGAATAATAGAGATAGTAGCTTTTTCATCTTCGTAGAACTGTCTTAGCTCTTTTCTGCAAAGTTTCAAATCAAAGACATGTGGCTGTAACCAGGCTTCCGAGGAACACTCTGAAAAAGTGTACAATTGTTTGGCAATGAAATGGTAAGTTAACAAACAACAAATTACTTGTCACAATCATTAGAAAAATTTAAGTGATCTATATAGTCCATTTGTCTTTCTCTGTGTGTAATACTTGTGCGATCAAATGCGGTGCATCTGTAGCATGCGATGCAGCGCAAATTAACTGCAGTTAATTTGCGCTGCATCGCATGCTACAGATGCACCGCATTTGATCGCACAAGTATTACACACAGAGAAAGACAAATGGACTAAGTACATGTGCCCTACAGATACACCGCCTGTGATGGCACATGTATTACACACAGATGCTACCAAATAGAATATAGCTTGTAACATTTTGGTttgagatttttttaaatcttgtttTTTCATTTGAAAGCGTTCTTTGTGTGGTGTTCAAACAATGTTTACAAACTGAATTCAATGTTATATGTTATAAGATCTTTGTTTCCTCAAAAGGTTCCATGCATGTACATATATATTTTGGATGATAATCTAAAGTTAAGGTTAACAATTCATAACCTTATTAATACAcacagcaagtgcgatccaatcacagataatgacgtttttcaaagttgaaaatcttttaaaaaccagattgtctcagcatcagggaaacttgggcattcatgtgcagccaagtctggacaattatcctatcagttccacttgagccatatcaagtgctcttgaaacttatgctattgatttgggtcatggtattggaatgttgtaggagttgttgtgttgttatagcaacaatcccagattcctggccattcagatggcactttagtggggtgcagccaatcaggtatctgctttaattccatttcctTTGTTGTGTTCAtacctttcttagtaagccacttgcatttgctcctccgatcatgctggaccaaaaaatcccacccaccctcccagtagctggaagggtaaatcagttatctcatttgtcaaagatgcttcaatgaaagtatgtcaaattatgctactctccgctttgtctggagtttcttcaaatcctgaagaatctcgtcagtagattgtctccactttctactacgctgcgttgtctggagtttcttcaaatcctgaggaatctcgtcagtagattgtctccactttctactatgctgctttgtctggagtttcttcaaatcctgaggaatctcgtcagtagattgtctccactttctactacgctgcgttgtttggagtttcttcaaatcctgaggaatctcgtcagtagattgtctccactttctactatgctgctttgtctggagtttcttcaaatcctgaggaatctcgtcagtagattgtctccactttctactacgctgctttgtctggagtttcttcaaatcctgaggaatctcgtctgtagattgtctccactttctactacgctttgtgctggcttaatgaatgctttgtatggagttcttcaaatcctgaagaatctcgtctgtagattgtctccactttctactacgctttgtgctggcttaatgaatgctttgtatggagttcttcaaatcctgaagaatctcgtctgtagattgtctccactttctactacgctttgtgctggcttaatgaatggtttgtatggagttcttcaaatcctgaagaatctcgtctgtagattgtctccactttctactacgctttgtgctggcttaatgaatggtttgtatggagttcttcaaatcctgaagaatctcgtctgtagattgtctccactttctactacgctttgtgctggcttaatgaatgctttgtatggagttcttcaaatcctgaagaatctcgtctgtagattgtctccactttctactacgctttgtgctggcttaatgaatgctttgtatggagttcttcaaatcctgaataatctcgcctgtagattgtctccactttctactatgctttgtgctggcttaatgaatgctttgtatggagttcttcaaatcctgaagaatctcgtctgtagattgtctccactttctactacgctttgtgctggcttaataaatgctttgtatggagtttcttcaaatcctgaagaatctcgtcagtagattgtctccactttctactatgctgctttgtctggagtttcttcaaatcctgaggaatctcgtcagtagattgtctccactttctactatgctgcgttgtctggagtttcttcaaatcctgaggaatctcgtcagtagattgtctccactttctactacgctttatgtagagtaatttatgcttatttgaagtatctttttggcttgattgtttttgtcagtggattatttcatttattaatattattttatagtaaattttggctcacttttcaataattaccagtttatatagggatttaaaggtttaattcattgatagagttggcattgtttcttcttttggagatttctgtttatttaataattatgttataaatattgatttccaattcaatcctctgtttgatccaaagaggtatctgtatttgcttaagatgaaatttggttaaatgtgatacagaagtcaattcttgcatgtccagcctgtatggttggcttgttgtacacattttccaataattcttgtattgtgttattaataatatttattggaagataactAATTCAGTATGGTTatttctatttatattatgtcaggtcttaattgctatgaaagtgctatgaaatctatcattatgtatctcaattatatttatgtatatgaatataaattgttgaatggtcataaatagcttaataaatggtcctcatgatcgtgaggGCAATGCAGAGTCTAATCaatgctttggtgttgtgttttcctgatgtcttgagacaataacttttaaatacgcggacgcaaatgcaggtcattgaaaaagtataatgaccgcgtctcgtgatgtagctaaaagtacgctctacaatgaccatGTTACGTGATGTGTTACGCCTATTTGAACATCGCATGATTGATtgtgtgctagtgtgattggtcgctagcggtatttccttaatgggctattcgattttttacacagaaaacgacagataaagttaaaattgtgttctgttttcaaattaagaaaagaaaatgtgacgtaaattgaattaaaaaaagtgaaaagtgacggttatgaatgaggttaatgactttgcatcagttatttttcggatattgtgaaatatctaaacattgtccTTTGGACCTCggatcgggatattcctcggttccaaagcagaatgtttagatatttcacaataccctcaaaacaactgatgcacagtcattaacctctaaatataaatgttcttttcatgacataatctatgtagcCTCTACTGGTACATGTGAATGTGAAGTTCACAACTTGCATACTTATTCCACACATTCCGGAacaaggatgaataaataatatctgaaaaattgACATGGTTTTTTTGTACCATCGCAAAATTctgttcattttctacatgtaacctttctTTGTGACACTAGGTATGTCATTAATGAAATTATGTTGTACTGTAGAATGATGCATCTCAAGTAAAAAGGCAATATTTTTGAATCGTCAAAAGCTTTCAAagaatgaaaaaataataaaaaactgaTATATcattcacatactttttgaaaagGAAGAGATAAAGGAAATCATACTTGTAAGTAAATCGGCAAGATCTTTACGGCCACTATTACGCAATGCTGCTACAAATGTTTCCTTCATATCTGATATTGATGGTTGCTGTTGTCTCCATGACACCAGTAGGTTGAAGATCTGGTTATCAACTGGAAGATGATGATCTACTTTGATCCTGTGGATCTCCTCTTTTGAGCAACCTAAATGAGTAACAAGTTGTTCCCACTCATGTCCAAGTTGAGTTGATAGAGCTTGCAGGACTACATCACTTAGGGGAGAATCTGAAATGAGAATGATAGAACAAGTGCTTATTCATTGCTTACATAGGCATATGGGGGTTATTGATTGTAATCTTTTGAGGATGGGGGTCCCAAATAATCAGAGTGACACTATGGACACTGGAATCCATTTTCTGTAAGAAGAGAGCTCTCATTAcactcattttaattaaaaggcccattcagtgatttgttcatccaGACCCCGGGATCCAgacaatcatcaaaattcaaattttagtaCATTTGTCTATAATATGTCATagttgtgctaacatagcctactagtggttcagccaaaagctgtgtatctAGGACAAACTAAGGcaattacatgaatctgtaaactGAGAGTATataaaatttttcatttcaaaaataccaaatgacaatttgaatgacttaatatccttcacttttaagcaatttacaaacaatttaattttttttttacatttgcactGGTCTAGCGATGTGTGGCCctgaaaatgggtcattttgccgaaaggtggggtgCATGTCCCCCCTGTCCCTccaggattgatgcccatgcCCGGGGCCCATGCACACACCCATTCTCTCCTTCTAACAAGACCTACTTCACTCTCTCACTCAATGCTCACTCACATTCTGCTATACCTCACCAATgattttacatttttactgctaggacacatttggggggggggggtggaagagATACTGCATCCCCTTAGTGCATTCCTCTTTATTTCTGTTATATTACTacaaaaatagtgtgatttaaagagaaaatttcactcttttgccCAAGTACTATAAAGTTGTTTACATCAAGGTAGAGCATGTACGCATATTCACAGCATAGGTAACAGCACATATTACAGACTGGTATGCGTAACCGCATGTAATGCTCTGTGTGTAATGTGTCACGTTCTATTAGTTTCAGATGCAATCACAAGTGCATGCGGAGCCTATAATAGGGCCTATCACTCATTAAATTTTGGttgtaatgaagttgaatatcagtcttaaattgatgtttcaaatgattttgtgctgaaatgcgaagCACCCACTGGCAATGGACACTCATGTGAAATGTGAAGCATTTGGACAAATCTCAGTGGATGGTGGAGGtcagggaacaacccaaaagttcgatgaagccctataaacgaaagtcctttcgttagaaggctaacccctccCTCcgcccctctaacgtaagtgtcaaatatcacAAATTCAACCCGTATGCATTGGGCACAGGGCCGTCGATTGGGTTGTGGAGGGTTGCaacattgctaggatattgatcacgtttaagaaacaacaattctattttattttgaaatatatttcttcataaaaattaggacttgctggattttcaaataaaaaagaatcaaagtgcggtacagTTGCTttaaaaactagagcggttctcgggttgcgtggttttcggcatacgcggttggtgtgtaaggttgttgggtgatggtatggtagtggttgtgtttagatgcgagtttcttttcagaaccctgtatgggcgaagcctggatggtggatggggagtgtggggtgattaaagaaggaaataatatggaaatgtaataggccgcacagctgtgtaatgtttatgttttacaagatgcccagagcacgggttgggatatgggatatcccctcgtggtgtcgagttcacaacaggtgttggtattgctttaccaaaacaacccgagccgtgtgttggaagttattgtatgtatagacagtttcctagcaatgttgactgtacccaccaagcttcatgcccatacgacagattttagtcatttgacctcagatgacccctaagtgacattggattacccccaaatgaccttccaaacatttgattcttaatgttgactgtactcaccaaatttcatgctgttatgtcagtttttagtaatttgacatcagatgacccctgggtgacctcggatgacaccgaaatgaccttccattaatttgactctaaatgttgactatacccaccaagtttcgtgcccatataacagttttagtaatttgacctcagatgcccctgggtgacctcggatgaccccgaaatgaccttccaaaatttttacTCTTAAGTGTTGACTATATCCatcaagtttcgtgcccatatgacagtttttagtcatttgacctcagatgaaccctgggtgaccttggatgaacccgaaatctattcagctctgtaagaacatcaactacaaatacaactgaccaagtttaggcgatacaccatgttgttaaaacccctgtagaccctataaggaacaaaccaaaagatcgatgacgtcctataaacgtaactagtttcatttctcagtcgaccccctccctccctgccagaaacgtaataatgaaatgttgaaaattttgacataataataatgacacattcttcagaccgatggttttgtacaaacgtaatcgagtatttttaccccctcacccctaaacgaaactagtttcgtttataggacgtcattgatcttttggtttgttccctaatactcatcatcatcgcacatgttgacttccaaacttcatcacaacataaacttcaaaaatgatccattcatactgtcccatttattgataccttctgtttgtatcaattgccagtgagcaaaatacacgtgctctgttcactcaggaaagttgagaaagtctttctcaactttcctggttcactatacacagcaaggtataggtagctatgtgcacgatattacaacctctaccttgctgcgtttaatttgcagttctgacatctggcctgcgccggtttaacaaccaggtcaaaCCTTTGGAGCGGAGgtagacagggatgacagaatgctgtgtcgtcataaattaaataaaatttattacttttggtaaacaagggttgtctgagaagaaaaaatgtgaaaggtgaaaagcaaaatgaaaaaaaagagaagaaaaacagaaggggaaaatggggagaaacaggagggaaattatgatttcctttctccatgctcaaaattaaatgttgagagtaaattcatttttttaccgTTGGAAAGGGTGCGCCAGTGATTatgtattaaaacaaacgttaacaaacaaaaacaaaattccctaaattgttatgccaaaataaaaatttaatcttgtaaatttttggctctatgtaaagtttggaaggatttttgtttctcaaaaaagaaaaaaaatctggtgtcataatgagtcaaaagatgtatgttttatacagtaaatgaagtaaaaattatgatgcgcagtgattatgccacgttattaaatttctaatcttaatattttgtctttttgtcaaaattcaaaaagtatgtgatagctgatttattgctcaaccacaccaagtatttagttttgtttagttgtggcgttaaaatacccaaacaattaagtttctgacgatacagttctttcagggacaccctgtatatagcatgtttgtactacagtatcgattttattgaaggtcactggtaaacaaacacttgatagtctgtgcctcgggccagactgtatgtggctatcacgatgtttgtttggatcgcccgacacaaattggctgtgtaggagactaggtctgtgcaaacaaattaacgactttatagcgaatgcgagtgtttccaaaaagcaacacaaaagcaaacaaaaattacgcccattgcccgctatttaccgcacgaaatgaacgactctaatcatgtaccgcacgaaatgaacgactctaatcagctgcggcaattccccaatggtggataggcctatactatacacgtattcttattcgtgcatttgacggacttgggtgtttttgtttttgttaaatatctcctctcctgaacacatattattatagaaaatctatctacttctttattcgattacatactatatatcctgcaactttcaatctacacagtggctagataaacccttaaacgtgcgaacaaatattgcaaaacaaaattaaagtatggctctccgtctatggctccgcccatacaaaaagaacttacaagttgcatgttgcactctatatttatttgaaatcattttgaagcaaccactgtaaaatgtcaattacttcagaaaatactaaaattttacaattatatattaaatccttacaaaaagatcaactttgaccgatgttttaactacttctttacaaatgtaatcggactttttgaccccctccctccttaaggactttcgtttatagggcttcatcaaacttttgggttgttccctaatacATTCTTTCAAGGTCAATGTTTTGCATATACAAATTGTTTGATTAGCATTGACCGACTCTGAAGAAAATTGCAGACccaaataattttattaaatttcaataaatcaaaaaatacaaaaaattcagGTTATTAATTCCCCCTAGATTGAGAaaatctctcttttttttttcaaaattcaccaTACAAAAATCTCACGTCTAGCATCATCAGACGTGAAAATAGCCTAAATCATAAATCTCAATCAAAAACTTCATTTTGACCACATAGAACCTCCTTAAAAGCAGTGGCTTGATTTCTTTTTGCTGTTGGGGGATGGTTGGagaaaattcttgaagtatagtgaattcagcatcTCTTGGctacagaataagtttatggtccaAATGCGCatgaaaattttgccattttgaagctaaactgttgaaatatggtgcaaaagtggtgGAATAAATTAGaatgaagcgcgcaaaaatttgcacttttggggctaaaatggccaaatatgaggttaatttggtcagaaacccacatacagccgtcaacatggggggggggtgattttatggatcatcccccctggcaaaatattggggggatttatccccatcccccaggatctacgcctaagCTTAATAAAAAAGATGgtatattcttgtcaaaaagcacgtcccacagaaaaaaaaaaaacccttaaaacAAACCCCGCATTCCGCATTACGTTTTGAACTTGGGAAGAGCTTTGAGACAAGGTATTAATGTAAGATGGCCTgatagtgtattttcatacaaaatgttttgaaacattcctttataaaacccaaaatttaatgatattgttaccaaaaccaaaatataacctgggggaacctcatccccacttttctctatCAAAATGTAAAGTCTTTATTTTCTCATTGACCCTATGAGATATACTGGACTAAAAGATgttctaaccctaacccgccaggggctttttggcaacgggaagggaaagaaggaaggaataaagagagaaaacaaagaaagaagttgtttgctctgggttggattcaaacccgagacccctcgcatgccaagcactgggttggcgatactttgccacgggtcttgggctcgctggccagcgaaaccgtgcctatatatcaataagggtgattgcgtcatcacaccacgtgggatgcacgcatggacagcgcatatatcaagtagtattttgtagtacctgggcctgttagggttaatagttTGGATTTTATTAACGTGTCTAAAGTGGGTCAAATCACATCTTATTCACAAAATATATATGaatgagaaaacaaagaaagaagttgtttgctcagggtgggattcgaacctgagacccctcgatcgcatgccaagcactgggtcggtgacactttgccatgggtcttga contains the following coding sequences:
- the LOC140171278 gene encoding LOW QUALITY PROTEIN: NLR family CARD domain-containing protein 4-like (The sequence of the model RefSeq protein was modified relative to this genomic sequence to represent the inferred CDS: deleted 2 bases in 1 codon), with the translated sequence MESFGHNVRIQIQEGDITNEDTESLVRFIYPGADDVDGLLDAAGDLVRQEYAQEKARGGLYVNRGVVCTSAGNIGQNKRLFHVEVRLDEGPANFRTALHTTLRSADRQDLKSIVFPGLALCRDEFLNAYMDVVYEFEDCENPTCLRLIRTVIPAKKVVAQADDAVQIDMIQMMKYIDISKKKLENTYFQRAGRDSPLSDVVLQALSTQLGHEWEQLVTHLGCSKEEIHRIKVDHHLPVDNQIFNLLVSWRQQQPSISDMKETFVAALRNSGRKDLADLLTKCSSEAWLQPHVFDLKLCRKELRQFYEDEKATISIIPYDFEGGLAIEDIFVELELHEEDATTKEIRMRKLRSYNALVDLEQVSKKKVLVCGGPGSGKTTLVSKLSYDWSCNIDPNTGENVADTALSKYSLLLTLNMRELKSGMSLAEAVLDQLLPADSVISEEGLKAYIQGYQDEVLIILDGYDEYPGSLAVDTGFGGSSNWSKCQKDEIMNVLCTSRMVDSCLIVTSQPHRVSEFGKAIMKYANVALTGFSKENIKTYIYKFFEMSEDCNVSIEEQYNRANIEKFITEIEGNGALNTLARSPVILAFLCLLWRDSQELPKRVTHLYEELVAHLVRRWYDRENNTEPDQIEVREISEDLLMSVGKLALEGIFEDQLTFNAKAFDYVRLETACRAGLLSREKKRSKFKIVEEVSFVHKTFQEMCGGKYLANLVTKDPEKFNDYLQQITEANIDNLEYMLRFCCGTSKKAAASIIPVAVELSYQLIFKIGDDCRLAYVDVKQDPWRLPLLLLFESQCPEEYHLLKPLFNRSKLGICFHNAEVIVAAKYFFDILDNLRKAKKPNMLEEVSEMELVGIRAQDVNGASKLIRNMQSAKELKLVFLTRSEYEEMEQLGRSISQLPALATLILEGRDCDTSGIIGQLARNPNSTKSMQEFACNLSSFSIHALTIFLSRQPSLVRLKLLDNRMTEEDIGHLLEGIQEAKLEVLEIFWNLVGKSSRYIRSFLPTLQSLYLSNTKMNPDDWREIFCDLSKAVHIEKIDLTWNNISAVMMLADTGTALSKLRILILRKGYFVLGRDDMDILGRWLGSLVNLENLDLSDNDIGEASDEFPEQLSKLTSLTRLNLSATGLRKSTFRKVGSALKAMPNLKQLHLAENGVGEAIVDIADGLKGLSELTWLNLEECEMESDGMVALTGAFDGLLNLTNFYLHGNSKITPSGVEVLFQNLHRLQKLECLEMRGLEIAYEPCSLMVKECFDELRWRPHLYGGCEKVVLDKINSEDVKKITSTVERFASDS